A genomic stretch from Juglans microcarpa x Juglans regia isolate MS1-56 chromosome 3S, Jm3101_v1.0, whole genome shotgun sequence includes:
- the LOC121258555 gene encoding transcription elongation factor SPT4 homolog 2-like isoform X1, whose translation MGSDPAQIPTSFGHELRACLRCRLVKTYDQFRESGCENCPFFKMDEDNERVVDCTTPNFTGIISVMEPSRSWAARWLRIGMENLSLVVTLLQSQRPFQRTCRIYVKMSTCNMRHQNVYECGKYLKFEHLM comes from the exons ATGGGAAGTGATCCGGCACAGATTCCAACGAGCTTCGGGCATGAGCTGAGGGCTTGCCTTCGTTGCCGCCTCGTCAAAACCTACGACCAG TTTCGGGAATCGGGGTGCGAGAACTGTCCTTTCTTTAAGATGGACGAGGATAACGAACGTGTCGTTGATTGCACCACTCCTAATTTTACTGG GATAATCTCGGTCATGGAGCCAAGTAGAAGTTGGGCTGCTCGGTGGCTGCGAATTGGTATG GAAAATTTGTCCCTGGTTGTTACACTCTTGCAGTCTCAGAGGCCCTTCCAGAGGACCTGCAG AATTTATGTGAAGATGAGCACGTGCAATATGCGCCACCAAAACGTATATGAATGTGGAAAGTATCTGAAATTTGAACATTTGATGTAA
- the LOC121258770 gene encoding uncharacterized protein LOC121258770 gives MPKSNELVIGGSNTIIISEDINGVDKGKMVVDMEPAVHEFFTCERLTIEGRQQDVMFEILESENRGSLAIADEAFHLDQEEHGNSHKMVHMEYLEWKSSDHCPMLIDFVRDMTGYGPHPFRFQDMWCSHESFNKCVEDVWSGEVSGMGLIQLAAELKRLKSVLRVWNKEVFSQVDHVIKVLEERMNFLECQLQDGHAPDVEGEYLRAKAELELYEHREEIQLAQQVKRKWLKEGDRNTRFFHDFVNQHRKASAINRMVLPNEVILETPEMIHLEALNYFRNFLTEEGLNVIPKLGDLVFSVVSDEENLVLSKKPSEEVWNALSSVLKNSSPEPDGFSSAFFIHCWETVKKDVIEAACDFFQGKAGTDVFVWEPSWDGVFSVASAWDSIRV, from the exons ATGCCAAAGAGCAATGAACTGGTTATTGGTGGGTCAAATACAATCATTATTTCTGAGGATATAAATGGAGTTGATAAAGGGAAGATGGTGGTAGATATGGAGCCAGCGG TGCATGAGTTTTTTACTTGTGAAAGGCTAACTATTGAAGGCAGGCAACAAGATGTTATGTTcgaaattttagaaagtgagaATAGGGGCAGTCTAGCCATAGCAGATGAGGCATTTCACTTGGATCAAGAAGAACATGGAAATTCACATAAGATG GTTCATATGGAGTACCTAGAATGGAAATCCTCTGATCATTGTCCAATGTTGATAGATTTTGTTAGGGATATGACCGGATATGGCCCTCATCCGTTCCGGTTTCAAGATATGTGGTGCTCACATGAAAGCTTTAATAAATGTGTGGAAGATGTGTGGAGTGGGGAGGTTTCTGGGATGGGTTTGATTCAGTTGGCAGCCGAACTTAAGAGGCTTAAATCGGTTCTTAGAGTTTGGAACAAAGAAGTATTTAGTCAAGTGGACCATGTGATCAAGGTCTTAGAAGAACGCATGAATTTTCTTGAATGCCAACTTCAGGATGGACATGCCCCAGATGTGGAAGGTGAGTATTTACGTGCTAAAGCTGAATTAGAGTTATATGAACATAGAGAAGAAATTCAGTTGGCACAGCAGGTGAAGAGGAAGTGGCTTAAAGAGGGAGACAGGAATACGAGATTCTTTCATGATTTTGTGAATCAACATAGGAAAGCTTCGGCGATTAATAGAATGGTTTTACCAAATGAGGTGATCTTGGAAACGCCGGAAATGATTCACTTGGAAGCACTAAATTATTTTCGAAACTTCCTTACAGAAGAGGGGCTGAATGTTATTCCAAAATTAGGGGACTTAGTATTCTCGGTGGTTAGTGATGAAGAAAATTTGGTTCTTTCTAAAAAGCCATCTGAGGAGGTTTGGAATGCTTTATCATCCGTTCTTAAGAATAGTAGTCCTGAGCCGGATGGTTTTAGTTCTGCTTTCTTTATCCATTGTTGGGAGACGGTTAAAAAGGACGTGATTGAAGCTGCGTGTGATTTTTTCCAAG GTAAAGCAGGGACTGATGTTTTTGTATGGGAGCCATCTTGGGATGGTGTTTTCTCAGTAGCTTCGGCATGGGACTCGATAAGAGTTTGA
- the LOC121257969 gene encoding uncharacterized protein LOC121257969 isoform X2: MPLNEKPQEGDECISESISACALPSNDINARAKLDENPVEVEIHSKEKHLKIVNDCTEGTLLASEIHQTSSSNDKPCYEDLLGGQARLGGQSCVSHTENTIDSKISTNSMAPAISQSHALAFASDEKDTSDVFQQSVSHVEKSEAHLDKKAVGHKNIVELNSPSSILNQNTSFGGNNSLMAKGVQESVDTKLRRKLKLNNELKDIVELVGCYVHPMPISSLFLSTKGNEICICVSCGLLTDRDRNLFIYRLAIQEPRVGCPSFVGHTSITLPIRKYYFGREVELERSGLHFAPDGQHLVLLDSIKTPYCREGRIQCLCSTCKSDCFEENTVKIVQVKFGYVSVVVKLKAVEILHCILVCEPNHLVAVGESGRLHLWVMNSAWSAQTGEFILPANNCTSPGLMELKGIPKCASLVVGHNGVGEFSIWDISKRICLSSFSAPSTSIYQFFPISLFNWNSKYHVFSNSNVEEHINGIMAATKMWFSDNSVNNSFLSFEGEDIAVWLLVSTISDSDAQDDYIPSYCQNHSVGGWRLALLVKDKVVLGCALDPRASAVGASAGHGIIGTCDGLAYMWELATGTKLGMLHHFKGGRISCVATDDSGAGALAVASDGGQLLVYLQILHAEKQFSN; this comes from the exons ATGCCTTTGAATGAAAAGCCTCAAGAGGGAGATGAATGTATATCTGAGTCCATCTCAGCTTGTGCATTGCCCAGCAATGACATCAATGCTCGTGCTAAGTTGGATGAAAACCCAGTAGAAGTTGAAATCCATTCCAAGGAAAAGCACCTCAAAATTGTAAATGATTGTACTGaag GAACTTTGCTTGCCTCAGAGATTCATCAGACGAGCTCTTCTAATGACAAACCATGCTATGAAGATTTATTGGGAGGTCAAGCCAGGCTAGGTGGACAATCCTGTGTGTCGCACACTGAGAATACCATAGATTCCAAAATTTCAACAAACAGTATGGCTCCTGCTATATCACAAAGTCACGCATTGGCATTTGCCTCCGATGAGAAGGATACTTCAGATGTTTTTCAGCAATCTGTTTCACATGTAGAAAAATCTGAAGCCCATCTTGACAAGAAGGCGGTTGGGCACAAGAATATTGTAGAGTTAAACAGTCCCTCATCGATTCTGAATCAGAACACCAGTTTTGGTGGAAATAACAGTTTGATGGCTAAAGGAGTTCAAGAGAGTGTAGACACAAAACTTCGCAGGAAGTTGAAGCTTAATAATGAGCTAAAAGACATTGTTGAGCTTGTGGGATGCTATGTCCATCCCATGCCTATTTCGTCACTATTTTTGAGCACCAAAGGGAATGAAATCTGCATTTGTGTTTCATGTGGCCTTCTGACGGACAGAGACAGAAACCTTTTCATATACAGGTTAGCAATCCAGGAACCAAGAGTTGGATGCCCTTCTTTCGTTGGGCACACATCCATAACATTGCCGATTCGCAAATATTACTTTGGTAGAGAA GTTGAACTGGAAAGATCTGGTTTGCACTTTGCTCCAGATGGTCAGCATCTTGTTTTACTCGACAGCATAAAAACACCTTATTGCAG GGAAGGGAGAATTCAGTGCTTGTGTTCAACATGTAAATCGGACTGCTTCGAGGAGAATACAGTGAAGATTGTGCAAGTAAAATTCGGTTATGTTTCAGTTGTTGTAAAATTGAAAGCAGTTGAGATCTTACATTGTATATTGGTTTGTGAACCCAACCATCTTGTTGCTGTTGGAGAGAGTGGGAGACTGCATCTGTGGGTTATGAATTCAGCATGGAG TGCACAGACAGGGGAATTCATTTTACCGGCTAACAATTGCACCTCTCCTGGCCTAATGGAGTTGAAGGGAATTCCAAAGTGTGCTTCTCTAGTTGTGGGTCATAATGGTGTTGGGGAATTCAGTATATG GGATATTTCTAAGCGCATCTGTCTGTCAAGTTTCTCTGCTCCAAGCACTTCAATTTATCAATTCTTTCCAATTAGTTTGTTTAATTGGAACAGCAAATACCATGTTTTCAGCAACTCTAATGTTGAGGAACACATCAATGGGATTATGGCTGCAACAAAAATGTGGTTCTCAGACAACAGTGTGAataattcttttctttcatttgagGGCGAAGATATTGCTGTCTGGCTCCTTGTCTCAACCATCTCAGACTCTGATGCTCAAGATGACTATATACCAAGTTATTGCCAGAATCATTCAGTGGGAGGGTGGAGGCTGGCTCTACTGGTGAAAGATAAGGTTGTACTGGGATGTGCACTTGATCCAAG GGCTTCTGCTGTTGGTGCATCAGCTGGTCACGGGATTATTGGCACATGTGATGGACTTGCATACATGTGGGAATTGGCAACTGGAACTAAACTTGGCATGTTGCATCATTTCAAAG GTGGCCGTATTTCATGTGTTGCTACAGACGATTCAGGGGCAGGTGCTTTAGCAGTAGCTAGTGATGGAGGTCAGTTACTGGTTTATCTGCAAATTCTGCATGCTgaaaaacaattttcaaattaa
- the LOC121258432 gene encoding lipoyl synthase 1, chloroplastic-like isoform X2, producing MIQQSVSNPCPISIPFPKLKPHSMSWNTSACICFLCDFPGSYVRTRIRCEAVDSSKVDIKPSPSSWDSSAAKKSGPYPGGMGPYTGRDPNAKKPEWLRQRAPQGERYEQVKDSLSRLNLNTVCEEAQCPNIGECWNGGGDGVATATIMLLGDTCTRGCRFCAVKTSRNPAPPDPLEPQNTANAIASWGVDYIVLTSVDRDDLPDGGSGHFAQTVKAMKKLKPEIMVECLTSDFRGNLKAVETLVHSGLDVFAHNIETVKRLQRIVRDPRAGYEQSLSVLKHAKLSKEGMITKSSIMLGLGESDNELKETMADLRAIDVDILTLGQYLQVRSSYRAGELFVKTMVRERVNSTAGKS from the exons ATGATTCAGCAATCGGTTTCGAACCCTTGTCCAATCTCTATCCCATTTCCAAAACTCAAACCGCACTCCATGTCCTGGAATACCTCTGCCTGTATTTGCTTTCTTTGTGATTTTCCCGGTAGTTATGTGAGAACGAGAATTCGCTGTGAAGCTGTGGATTCGTCCAAGGTTGACATAAAACCGTCCCCGTCGTCGTGGGATTCGTCGGCGGCGAAGAAGAGTGGGCCCTACCCCGGAGGAATGGGGCCCTACACGGGGAGAGACCCGAATGCGAAGAAGCCGGAGTGGTTGAGGCAGAGAGCACCTCAAGGAGAGAGGTACGAGCAGGTGAAGGACTCCCTCTCCCGCTTGAATCTCAACACCGTCTGCGAGGAAGCCCAGTGTCCTAACATCGGGGAGTGTTGGAACGGAGGCGGAGATGGTGTTGCCACTGCCACGATCATGCTTCTTGGGGATACTTGCACCCGCGGCTGTAGATTTTGTGCTGTCAAAACCAGCAGAAACCCTGCGCCTCCCGATCCATTGGAACCACAAAACACTGCCAACGCTATTGCAAGCTGGGG TGTGGACTATATTGTTCTAACGAGTGTAGATCGTGATGATCTACCTGATGGTGGAAGTGGGCATTTTGCTCAGACTGTCAAAGCTATGAAG AAACTCAAGCCTGAGATCATGGTCGAGTGCTTAACTTCTGATTTTCGGGGCAACTTGAAGGCTGTAGAGACTCTGGTACACTCAGGATTGGATGTGTTTGCCCATAATATTGAGACAGTGAAACGGCTCCAGCGAATTGTCAGAGATCCTAGGGCTGG GTATGAACAGAGCTTGTCAGTTCTAAAACATGCAAAACTCAGCAAGGAGGGCATGATAACAAAATCCTCTATAATGTTGGGCCTTGGAGAATCTGATAATGAATTGAAAGAAACCATGGCTGATTTAAGGGCTATAGATGTCGATATTTTGACACTTGGACAATACTTACAG GTCCGATCCTCATATAGGGCTGGCGAGCTCTTCGTTAAGACGATGGTTAGAGAAAGGGTTAATAGCACTGCTGGCAAATCCTAA
- the LOC121257969 gene encoding uncharacterized protein LOC121257969 isoform X1 has protein sequence MPLNEKPQEGDECISESISACALPSNDINARAKLDENPVEVEIHSKEKHLKIVNDCTEAHPDTHVSTTTDTTDTNQRSMVDSSKISSKEISFKGGDAEPGITFFSQIPNKVYTRKRARNVNLLARKDDVPLSESIIFRNFGEDLHPEKDPATGTLLASEIHQTSSSNDKPCYEDLLGGQARLGGQSCVSHTENTIDSKISTNSMAPAISQSHALAFASDEKDTSDVFQQSVSHVEKSEAHLDKKAVGHKNIVELNSPSSILNQNTSFGGNNSLMAKGVQESVDTKLRRKLKLNNELKDIVELVGCYVHPMPISSLFLSTKGNEICICVSCGLLTDRDRNLFIYRLAIQEPRVGCPSFVGHTSITLPIRKYYFGREVELERSGLHFAPDGQHLVLLDSIKTPYCREGRIQCLCSTCKSDCFEENTVKIVQVKFGYVSVVVKLKAVEILHCILVCEPNHLVAVGESGRLHLWVMNSAWSAQTGEFILPANNCTSPGLMELKGIPKCASLVVGHNGVGEFSIWDISKRICLSSFSAPSTSIYQFFPISLFNWNSKYHVFSNSNVEEHINGIMAATKMWFSDNSVNNSFLSFEGEDIAVWLLVSTISDSDAQDDYIPSYCQNHSVGGWRLALLVKDKVVLGCALDPRASAVGASAGHGIIGTCDGLAYMWELATGTKLGMLHHFKGGRISCVATDDSGAGALAVASDGGQLLVYLQILHAEKQFSN, from the exons ATGCCTTTGAATGAAAAGCCTCAAGAGGGAGATGAATGTATATCTGAGTCCATCTCAGCTTGTGCATTGCCCAGCAATGACATCAATGCTCGTGCTAAGTTGGATGAAAACCCAGTAGAAGTTGAAATCCATTCCAAGGAAAAGCACCTCAAAATTGTAAATGATTGTACTGaag CTCACCCAGATACTCATGTTTCTACAACTACTGATACAACTGACACCAACCAAAGAAGCATGGTTGATTcttcaaaaatatcatcaaaggAAATAAGTTTTAAGGGAGGGGATGCTGAACCTGGCATTACGTTCTTTAGTCAAATACCAAATAAGGTCTATACCCGAAAAAGGGCCCGAAATGTGAATCTGTTGGCAAGGAAGGATGATGTTCCACTCTCAGAAAGTATCATATTTAGAAACTTTGGAGAGGATCTTCACCCGGAAAAAGATCCTGCCACAGGAACTTTGCTTGCCTCAGAGATTCATCAGACGAGCTCTTCTAATGACAAACCATGCTATGAAGATTTATTGGGAGGTCAAGCCAGGCTAGGTGGACAATCCTGTGTGTCGCACACTGAGAATACCATAGATTCCAAAATTTCAACAAACAGTATGGCTCCTGCTATATCACAAAGTCACGCATTGGCATTTGCCTCCGATGAGAAGGATACTTCAGATGTTTTTCAGCAATCTGTTTCACATGTAGAAAAATCTGAAGCCCATCTTGACAAGAAGGCGGTTGGGCACAAGAATATTGTAGAGTTAAACAGTCCCTCATCGATTCTGAATCAGAACACCAGTTTTGGTGGAAATAACAGTTTGATGGCTAAAGGAGTTCAAGAGAGTGTAGACACAAAACTTCGCAGGAAGTTGAAGCTTAATAATGAGCTAAAAGACATTGTTGAGCTTGTGGGATGCTATGTCCATCCCATGCCTATTTCGTCACTATTTTTGAGCACCAAAGGGAATGAAATCTGCATTTGTGTTTCATGTGGCCTTCTGACGGACAGAGACAGAAACCTTTTCATATACAGGTTAGCAATCCAGGAACCAAGAGTTGGATGCCCTTCTTTCGTTGGGCACACATCCATAACATTGCCGATTCGCAAATATTACTTTGGTAGAGAA GTTGAACTGGAAAGATCTGGTTTGCACTTTGCTCCAGATGGTCAGCATCTTGTTTTACTCGACAGCATAAAAACACCTTATTGCAG GGAAGGGAGAATTCAGTGCTTGTGTTCAACATGTAAATCGGACTGCTTCGAGGAGAATACAGTGAAGATTGTGCAAGTAAAATTCGGTTATGTTTCAGTTGTTGTAAAATTGAAAGCAGTTGAGATCTTACATTGTATATTGGTTTGTGAACCCAACCATCTTGTTGCTGTTGGAGAGAGTGGGAGACTGCATCTGTGGGTTATGAATTCAGCATGGAG TGCACAGACAGGGGAATTCATTTTACCGGCTAACAATTGCACCTCTCCTGGCCTAATGGAGTTGAAGGGAATTCCAAAGTGTGCTTCTCTAGTTGTGGGTCATAATGGTGTTGGGGAATTCAGTATATG GGATATTTCTAAGCGCATCTGTCTGTCAAGTTTCTCTGCTCCAAGCACTTCAATTTATCAATTCTTTCCAATTAGTTTGTTTAATTGGAACAGCAAATACCATGTTTTCAGCAACTCTAATGTTGAGGAACACATCAATGGGATTATGGCTGCAACAAAAATGTGGTTCTCAGACAACAGTGTGAataattcttttctttcatttgagGGCGAAGATATTGCTGTCTGGCTCCTTGTCTCAACCATCTCAGACTCTGATGCTCAAGATGACTATATACCAAGTTATTGCCAGAATCATTCAGTGGGAGGGTGGAGGCTGGCTCTACTGGTGAAAGATAAGGTTGTACTGGGATGTGCACTTGATCCAAG GGCTTCTGCTGTTGGTGCATCAGCTGGTCACGGGATTATTGGCACATGTGATGGACTTGCATACATGTGGGAATTGGCAACTGGAACTAAACTTGGCATGTTGCATCATTTCAAAG GTGGCCGTATTTCATGTGTTGCTACAGACGATTCAGGGGCAGGTGCTTTAGCAGTAGCTAGTGATGGAGGTCAGTTACTGGTTTATCTGCAAATTCTGCATGCTgaaaaacaattttcaaattaa
- the LOC121258432 gene encoding lipoyl synthase, chloroplastic-like isoform X1, with amino-acid sequence MIQQSVSNPCPISIPFPKLKPHSMSWNTSACICFLCDFPGSYVRTRIRCEAVDSSKVDIKPSPSSWDSSAAKKSGPYPGGMGPYTGRDPNAKKPEWLRQRAPQGERYEQVKDSLSRLNLNTVCEEAQCPNIGECWNGGGDGVATATIMLLGDTCTRGCRFCAVKTSRNPAPPDPLEPQNTANAIASWGVDYIVLTSVDRDDLPDGGSGHFAQTVKAMKKLKPEIMVECLTSDFRGNLKAVETLVHSGLDVFAHNIETVKRLQRIVRDPRAGYEQSLSVLKHAKLSKEGMITKSSIMLGLGESDNELKETMADLRAIDVDILTLGQYLQPTPLHLTVKEYVTPEKFTFWKEYGESIGFRYVASGPLVRSSYRAGELFVKTMVRERVNSTAGKS; translated from the exons ATGATTCAGCAATCGGTTTCGAACCCTTGTCCAATCTCTATCCCATTTCCAAAACTCAAACCGCACTCCATGTCCTGGAATACCTCTGCCTGTATTTGCTTTCTTTGTGATTTTCCCGGTAGTTATGTGAGAACGAGAATTCGCTGTGAAGCTGTGGATTCGTCCAAGGTTGACATAAAACCGTCCCCGTCGTCGTGGGATTCGTCGGCGGCGAAGAAGAGTGGGCCCTACCCCGGAGGAATGGGGCCCTACACGGGGAGAGACCCGAATGCGAAGAAGCCGGAGTGGTTGAGGCAGAGAGCACCTCAAGGAGAGAGGTACGAGCAGGTGAAGGACTCCCTCTCCCGCTTGAATCTCAACACCGTCTGCGAGGAAGCCCAGTGTCCTAACATCGGGGAGTGTTGGAACGGAGGCGGAGATGGTGTTGCCACTGCCACGATCATGCTTCTTGGGGATACTTGCACCCGCGGCTGTAGATTTTGTGCTGTCAAAACCAGCAGAAACCCTGCGCCTCCCGATCCATTGGAACCACAAAACACTGCCAACGCTATTGCAAGCTGGGG TGTGGACTATATTGTTCTAACGAGTGTAGATCGTGATGATCTACCTGATGGTGGAAGTGGGCATTTTGCTCAGACTGTCAAAGCTATGAAG AAACTCAAGCCTGAGATCATGGTCGAGTGCTTAACTTCTGATTTTCGGGGCAACTTGAAGGCTGTAGAGACTCTGGTACACTCAGGATTGGATGTGTTTGCCCATAATATTGAGACAGTGAAACGGCTCCAGCGAATTGTCAGAGATCCTAGGGCTGG GTATGAACAGAGCTTGTCAGTTCTAAAACATGCAAAACTCAGCAAGGAGGGCATGATAACAAAATCCTCTATAATGTTGGGCCTTGGAGAATCTGATAATGAATTGAAAGAAACCATGGCTGATTTAAGGGCTATAGATGTCGATATTTTGACACTTGGACAATACTTACAG CCAACTCCATTACACCTGACTGTCAAAGAGTATGTTACCCCTGAAAAGTTTACTTTCTGGAAGGAATACGGGGAGTCCATTGGATTTCGTTATGTAGCCAGTGGACCTCTG GTCCGATCCTCATATAGGGCTGGCGAGCTCTTCGTTAAGACGATGGTTAGAGAAAGGGTTAATAGCACTGCTGGCAAATCCTAA
- the LOC121258555 gene encoding transcription elongation factor SPT4 homolog 2-like isoform X2 — MGSDPAQIPTSFGHELRACLRCRLVKTYDQFRESGCENCPFFKMDEDNERVVDCTTPNFTGIISVMEPSRSWAARWLRIGKFVPGCYTLAVSEALPEDLQNLCEDEHVQYAPPKRI, encoded by the exons ATGGGAAGTGATCCGGCACAGATTCCAACGAGCTTCGGGCATGAGCTGAGGGCTTGCCTTCGTTGCCGCCTCGTCAAAACCTACGACCAG TTTCGGGAATCGGGGTGCGAGAACTGTCCTTTCTTTAAGATGGACGAGGATAACGAACGTGTCGTTGATTGCACCACTCCTAATTTTACTGG GATAATCTCGGTCATGGAGCCAAGTAGAAGTTGGGCTGCTCGGTGGCTGCGAATTG GAAAATTTGTCCCTGGTTGTTACACTCTTGCAGTCTCAGAGGCCCTTCCAGAGGACCTGCAG AATTTATGTGAAGATGAGCACGTGCAATATGCGCCACCAAAACGTATATGA
- the LOC121258115 gene encoding probable 6-phosphogluconolactonase 1 — protein sequence MALSGACKNRGEVRIHESLDELSTDLADYIAELSEASVKERGVFAIALSGGSLVGLMRKLCDAPYNKTLDWAKWYIFWADERVVAKTHADSNYKLAKDGLLSKVPIIPSHVHSINDSMTAEEAADDYEFVIRQLVKTRVVGVSEISDCPKFDLILLGMGPDGHVASLFPNHSVLNERDEWVTFITDSSKPPPERITFTLPVINSASNVAVVVTGDSKAEAVHLAIDDVGPDSLSPPARMVQPMKGKLVWFLDKPAASKLDRSQISE from the exons ATGGCTCTCTCTGGGGCTTGTAAAAATCGAGGGGAGGTGAGGATCCATGAAAGTTTGGATGAGCTTAGCACTGATTTGGCAGACTATATTGCTGAattatcagaggcatctgtgaAAGAGCGGGGTGTCTTTGCCATTGCATTGTCTGGTGGTTCTCTTGTTGGCTTAATGAG GAAACTCTGTGATGCTCCTTACAACAAGACTCTAGACTGGGCCAAATGGTATATATTTTGGGCTGACGAGCGTGTTGTGGCAAAAACTCATGCTGACAGCAATTATAAGCTAGCAAAGGATGGCCTATTGTCCAAG GTGCCTATAATTCCCAGTCACGTGCATTCTATCAATGATTCAATGACAGCAGAGGAGGCTGCCGATGACTACGAGTTTGTCATCCGACAATTAGTGAAAACTCGTGTGGTCGGTGTGTCTGAGATTAGTGATTGCCCGAAGTTTGACCTTATACTCCTTGGAATGGGCCCTGATGGCCATGTTGCCTCACTATTCCCTAACCACTCGGTGCTCAATGAGAGAGATGAGTGGGTAACTTTTATTACTGATTCCTCCAAACCCCCACCAGAGAGGATCACATTCACTTTGCCTGTCATCAACTCAGCTTCCAACGTCGCTGTGGTCGTGACAGGTGACAGCAAAGCAGAGGCTGTACACTTGGCAATCGACGATGTGGGACCTGACTCCCTGTCACCGCCAGCAAGGATGGTGCAGCCAATGAAAGGGAAGTTGGTGTGGTTTTTGGACAAGCCAGCTGCCTCAAAACTTGACCGTTCTCAAATTTCTGAGTAG
- the LOC121258226 gene encoding folate synthesis bifunctional protein, mitochondrial-like: MNTLKQFVPNKLWLSGFTKYFRALHSSSPNASVEVHSPEQEVVIALGSNVGDRLHNFNKALELMNNLGINITRHACLYETAPAYVTNQPLFLNSAVRAATKLGPHELLGVLKKIETDMGRTDGIRYGPRPIDLDILFYGRFKVHSDLLTIPHERIWERPFVMAPLMDLLGSVADCDTVTCWHSFSVDSDGLFESWEKMGGESLIGKEGMKRVLPIKRGLWDWSQRTSVMGILNVTPDSFSDGGKFVSVDSAVSQVRLMISEGADIIDIGAQSTRPMASWISAEEELDRLIPVLEAVVRMPEVEGKLISVDTFYSDVVSEAINKGAHLVNDVSAGKLDSNMLRVVAGLKVPYVAMHMRGNPSTMQNTENLRYDDVCKQVASELYLRVKDAELSGIPAWRIIIDPGVGFSKRSEQNLDILTGLPSIRAEIAKKSFAMSHAPILIGPSRKRFLGDICSRTAADERDPATIASVTASVLGGANIVRVHNVRDNLDAVKVCDAMLKQRRSCD, translated from the exons ATGAATACTTTGAAGCAATTTGTGCCCAACAAACTTTGGCTTAGTGGTTTCACAAAGTATTTTAGAG CACTGCATTCTTCCTCCCCAAATGCCTCTGTGGAAGTTCATTCTCCAGAGCAGGAAGTAGTTATTGCTTTGGGAAGCAATGTGGGTGATAGACTACATAATTTCAACAAAGCCTTGGAGTTGATGAACAACTTGGGCATAAATATTACAAGACATGCTTGTTTGTATGAAACAGCTCCAGCATATGTGACCAATCAGCCTCTCTTTCTCAACTCAGCAGTTAGAGCTGCCACTAAACTCGGCCCACATGAATTATTGGGAGTGctcaagaaaatagaaacagaCATGGGTCGTACTGATGGTATAAGGTATGGTCCAAGACCAATTGACCTGGACATATTGTTCTATGGAAGGTTCAAGGTCCACTCTGATCTTCTAACTATACCCCATGAAAGAATTTGGGAGAGACCATTTGTAATGGCCCCTCTAATGGATTTGTTGGGATCAGTTGCTGATTGCGATACAGTTACCTGCTGGCATTCCTTTTCAGTGGATTCTGATGGACTTTTTGAGTCATGGGAGAAAATGGGTGGTGAATCCCTTATTGGAAAGGAAGGCATGAAAAGAGTTTTACCCATTAAAAGGGGTTTATGGGACTGGTCACAGAGAACCTCTGTCATGGGTATTCTTAATGTGACCCCAGATAGTTTTAGTGATGGGGGAAAGTTCGTTTCTGTGGACTCTGCAGTTTCTCAGGTCCGCTTGATGATTTCTGAAGGGGCCGATATAATTGATATTGGTGCTCAATCGACAAGGCCAATGGCCTCTTGGATATCCGCTGAAGAAGAACTAGATAGGCTTATCCCTGTTTTAGAAGCTGTTGTGAGGATGCCTGAGGTAGAGGGAAAGCTCATATCAGTGGATACTTTCTATTCAGATGTTGTTTCAGAAGCAATCAACAAAGGGGCTCATCTTGTGAATGATGTATCTGCTGGGAAGTTAGATTCTAACATGCTTAGAGTCGTTGCAGGCCTGAAGGTTCCGTATGTTGCAATGCACATGAGGGGGAACCCATCTACGATGCAAAATACTGAAAACCTCCGTTATGATGATGTTTGTAAGCAGGTAGCTTCTGAGTTATACTTGAGAGTTAAGGATGCAGAATTATCAGGTATTCCAGCTTGGAGGATAATTATTGACCCAGGTGTTGGATTCTCAAAGAGAAGCGAACAGAATTTGGACATCCTAACAGGTTTACCAAGCATTCGTGCAGAGATTGCAAAAAAGAGTTTCGCCATGTCTCATGCTCCTATATTGATTGGACCCTCGAGAAAGAGATTTTTAGGTGACATTTGCTCTCGAACTGCTGCAGATGAGAGAGATCCTGCCACTATTGCTTCTGTCACAGCCAGTGTTTTAGGTGGAGCAAACATTGTTAGAGTACATAATGTAAGAGATAATCTCGATGCTGTGAAGGTCTGTGATGCAATGCTGAAGCAGAGGAGATCTTGCGATTAA